One Buchnera aphidicola (Panaphis juglandis) DNA segment encodes these proteins:
- the rsmI gene encoding 16S rRNA (cytidine(1402)-2'-O)-methyltransferase — MNNGILYIVPTPIGNMNDISYRAIHTLTIVELIVSENIKHTNNLLKRFNIYKKNISLNKHNEEKKTKEILILLKKMKIALVSDSGTPTINDPGYQLIKSCHQNNIKIIPLPGPCAIITALSASGIPSHEFYYKGFFPKKTSKRIKILNDIYKKNITFIFYESCHRILQSIKDIVKVLGEDRNITLAKEMTKKWEKIKYDKSKNILSWLLEKPSRKKGELVIIIEGIKKKKPKISLKIHNTLSLLIKHTSINTAIKITKKIYKIQKNELYKHVINNFQHDKK; from the coding sequence ATGAATAATGGAATATTATATATAGTACCAACTCCTATTGGAAATATGAATGATATTAGTTATCGAGCAATACATACACTAACAATAGTGGAATTAATAGTATCAGAAAATATAAAACACACTAATAATTTACTCAAAAGATTTAATATTTATAAAAAAAATATTTCTTTAAATAAACATAATGAAGAAAAAAAAACCAAAGAAATATTAATTTTATTAAAAAAAATGAAAATCGCTTTAGTATCTGATTCTGGAACACCAACCATTAACGATCCTGGTTATCAATTAATTAAATCATGTCATCAAAATAATATTAAAATTATTCCATTACCTGGACCATGTGCTATCATTACCGCATTAAGTGCTTCGGGAATACCGAGTCATGAATTTTATTATAAAGGTTTTTTTCCTAAAAAAACTTCTAAACGAATAAAAATATTAAACGATATTTACAAAAAAAATATTACATTTATTTTTTATGAATCATGTCATAGAATCTTACAAAGTATCAAAGATATAGTAAAAGTACTGGGTGAAGATCGAAATATTACATTAGCAAAAGAAATGACAAAAAAATGGGAAAAAATTAAATACGATAAATCTAAAAATATACTATCATGGTTGTTAGAAAAACCATCTCGAAAAAAAGGAGAATTAGTAATAATTATTGAAGGAATTAAAAAAAAAAAACCAAAAATATCTCTTAAAATACATAATACATTATCTTTATTGATAAAGCACACGTCAATAAACACAGCAATAAAAATCACTAAAAAAATTTATAAAATTCAAAAAAACGAATTATATAAGCATGTTATAAATAATTTTCAACATGACAAAAAATAA
- the tal gene encoding transaldolase codes for MNQLSGLKQFTTIVADTGDVNQIRKYQPMDATTNPSLILNTINIPEYQDLVSEAIQYGKKKSSIRKQQVIHASDRILVNIGMEILKYIPGYISSEVDARLSFNTDLCILKAQNIVKLYEELGIERSRILIKLAATWQCIQAARELQKYNIKCNLTLLFSFAQSKACAEANVFLVSPFVGRIYDWYHDKNLIHNYDAKNDPGVLSVKKIYKYYKKYNYSTIIMGASFRNIEQILELSGCDRLTISPNLLEQLKNNSSLVSRNLFFSDSILPKPTSLNESEFLWEHNENQMAVEKLSDGIRQFSRDQEKLEIILNSKF; via the coding sequence ATGAACCAATTATCTGGATTAAAACAATTTACAACGATTGTTGCTGATACTGGTGATGTGAATCAAATTCGAAAATATCAACCAATGGATGCTACAACGAATCCTTCTTTAATTTTAAATACTATAAATATCCCAGAGTATCAAGATTTAGTTTCGGAAGCTATACAGTATGGTAAAAAAAAAAGTAGTATCAGGAAACAACAAGTTATTCATGCTAGTGATAGAATTCTAGTCAATATTGGTATGGAAATATTGAAATATATTCCTGGTTATATTTCTAGTGAAGTGGATGCTAGACTATCTTTTAATACAGATTTATGTATTTTAAAAGCACAAAATATTGTCAAGTTGTATGAAGAATTAGGAATAGAACGATCAAGAATATTAATTAAATTAGCTGCAACATGGCAATGTATTCAAGCTGCTCGAGAATTACAAAAATATAATATTAAATGTAATTTAACACTGTTATTTTCCTTTGCTCAATCAAAAGCATGCGCAGAAGCGAATGTATTTTTAGTATCTCCATTTGTTGGAAGGATTTATGATTGGTATCATGATAAAAATTTAATACATAATTATGATGCTAAAAATGATCCAGGGGTACTTTCTGTAAAAAAAATATATAAATATTATAAAAAATATAACTATAGTACGATCATTATGGGTGCTAGTTTTCGTAATATTGAACAAATTTTAGAACTTTCTGGTTGTGATCGTTTAACAATTTCTCCAAATCTTTTAGAACAATTAAAAAATAATTCTAGTTTAGTATCTAGAAATTTATTTTTTTCAGATAGTATTTTACCTAAACCTACATCATTAAATGAGTCAGAATTTCTTTGGGAACATAATGAAAATCAAATGGCTGTAGAAAAACTATCAGATGGAATACGTCAATTTAGTAGAGATCAAGAGAAATTAGAAATAATATTGAATTCAAAATTTTAA
- a CDS encoding beta-ketoacyl synthase N-terminal-like domain-containing protein: protein MKRVVITGIGIISSLGNTLENVLLSLKTLKSGIVFSPSMKNFGMKSQVCGHIECDDHVDRSLLKFMNISSFYSYVAMKDAIQDSDLKKKTYQKNHRVGIIVGVGCNSFYSDINDYYKMKINPNLLIKNMFSNVSSCLSTFYKIFGISYSMSTACATSSSCIHNAVELIQCGKQDIIFAGGSEELNCILSYQFDIMKLLSVKYNHIPQKSSRAYDLYRDGFVISGGSGIIVLEELQHALNRKAKIYAEIVSCGMASDGMNMIKPSGFGLQRAMSIAIKKSRFLCIEYINTHGTSTKIGDVIELESIHNVFKNHIPYISSTKSITGHALGASGVQEVIYTILMLNNNFIAPSINIDTLDPFARNMNIVKNDIKELVFSVAMSNSCGFGGSNVSIIIKKYCNI, encoded by the coding sequence GTGAAACGTGTCGTTATTACTGGTATAGGAATTATTTCTAGTTTGGGTAATACTTTAGAAAATGTTTTGTTATCCTTAAAAACATTAAAATCTGGTATTGTATTTTCTCCAAGTATGAAAAATTTTGGAATGAAAAGTCAGGTTTGTGGTCATATTGAATGTGATGACCATGTTGATCGATCCTTATTAAAATTTATGAATATTTCTTCATTTTACTCATACGTTGCTATGAAGGATGCGATTCAAGATTCTGATTTAAAAAAAAAAACATATCAAAAAAATCATCGTGTTGGTATTATTGTAGGTGTTGGTTGTAATTCTTTTTATAGCGATATTAATGATTATTATAAAATGAAAATTAATCCAAATTTATTAATTAAAAATATGTTTTCTAATGTTTCTTCATGCTTATCAACGTTTTATAAGATTTTTGGTATTAGTTATTCCATGAGTACTGCTTGTGCAACTTCATCTAGTTGTATACATAATGCTGTAGAATTAATTCAATGTGGTAAACAGGATATTATTTTTGCTGGAGGATCTGAAGAATTAAACTGTATTTTATCATATCAATTTGATATTATGAAATTATTATCCGTAAAATATAATCATATTCCTCAAAAATCTTCTAGAGCATATGATTTATATCGTGATGGGTTTGTTATTTCTGGAGGATCTGGTATAATAGTTTTAGAAGAATTACAACATGCATTAAATAGAAAAGCAAAAATTTATGCTGAGATTGTTAGTTGTGGTATGGCTTCAGATGGTATGAATATGATAAAACCGTCTGGTTTTGGTTTGCAGAGAGCAATGAGTATTGCAATTAAAAAATCACGTTTTTTGTGTATTGAATATATAAATACTCATGGAACATCGACAAAAATTGGTGATGTGATAGAATTAGAATCTATTCATAATGTTTTTAAAAATCATATTCCTTATATTTCATCTACAAAATCCATTACTGGTCATGCTTTAGGTGCTTCTGGAGTTCAAGAAGTTATTTATACAATTTTAATGTTAAATAATAATTTTATTGCTCCTAGTATTAATATTGATACTTTAGATCCTTTTGCAAGAAATATGAACATTGTTAAGAATGATATTAAGGAATTAGTGTTTTCTGTTGCAATGTCTAATAGTTGTGGTTTTGGGGGTTCTAATGTTTCAATTATTATAAAAAAATATTGTAATATTTAA
- the tkt gene encoding transketolase, which translates to MCSRKELANAIRVLSIDAIQRSNSGHPGAPMGMADIAEVLWRSFLKHNPKNPYWDNRDRFILSNGHASMLLYSILHLTGYDVSIEDLQKFRTLHSKTPGHPETDCTPGIEITTGPLGQGLASGVGMALAEKILSSYFNRHQYNIVDHYTWVFVGDGCLMEGISHEVCSLAGTWKLGKLIILYDSNNISIDGNIKNWFNENVSERFKSYHWHVIENVDGHDCNSIFEALECAKNVHDQPSIIIFNTIIGFGSPNKSGNSEVHGSPLGNQEVKLTRQQLNWKHPPFYIPDSVYEKWDAKCSGEKLEKEWQELFFRYKKDYPDLSKEYTRRMSGLLPKDWLKKIFIFINDMNNKNLNFATRQSSQNVIEYFGKILPELLGGSADLSPSNLTMWSGSVPFHENTSSNYIHYGVREFGMTAIANGIAQHGGFIPYTATFLVFSDYARNAIRMASLMKTRHIMLYTHDSIGLGEDGPTHQPIEQLSSLRSIPYMSVWRPSNTVETIIAWKFAIERYHGPTALILSRHNLNTIKYNEVQLNNITRGGYILHDFGDTIDIIFISTGSEVHLSYEAAKNLHKLGYGVRIVSMPSVDIFETQDQEYKLSVLPTEVKKRIVIEAGKSDFWYKYTGCDGYIIGIDVFGESAPADILFKKFGFTEKNIIFHAKRLLMS; encoded by the coding sequence ATGTGTTCAAGAAAAGAACTCGCTAATGCGATTCGAGTGTTAAGTATTGATGCAATTCAAAGATCTAATTCTGGGCATCCTGGTGCTCCAATGGGGATGGCAGATATTGCTGAAGTTTTATGGCGTAGCTTTTTAAAACATAATCCTAAAAATCCTTACTGGGATAATCGTGATCGTTTTATTCTTTCCAATGGTCATGCTTCGATGTTACTGTATAGTATACTACATCTTACAGGATATGATGTATCAATAGAAGATTTACAAAAATTTAGAACATTGCATTCTAAAACACCTGGTCATCCGGAAACAGATTGTACACCAGGAATTGAAATTACTACTGGTCCCTTAGGTCAAGGATTGGCGTCAGGGGTTGGTATGGCTCTTGCAGAAAAAATACTTTCATCATATTTTAATCGTCATCAATATAACATTGTGGATCATTATACCTGGGTTTTTGTTGGTGATGGATGTTTGATGGAGGGTATTTCTCATGAAGTTTGTTCTTTAGCTGGTACTTGGAAATTAGGTAAATTAATTATATTATACGATAGTAATAATATATCTATTGATGGTAACATTAAAAATTGGTTTAATGAAAATGTTTCTGAAAGATTTAAATCATATCATTGGCATGTAATTGAAAATGTTGATGGACATGATTGTAATTCTATTTTTGAAGCGTTAGAATGTGCAAAAAATGTTCATGATCAACCATCAATTATTATTTTTAATACCATTATTGGTTTTGGTTCACCCAATAAATCAGGCAATTCTGAAGTTCATGGTTCACCATTAGGAAATCAAGAAGTAAAATTGACAAGACAGCAATTAAATTGGAAACATCCTCCATTTTATATTCCTGATAGTGTTTATGAAAAATGGGATGCGAAATGTTCTGGTGAAAAATTAGAAAAAGAATGGCAAGAATTATTTTTTCGGTATAAAAAAGATTATCCAGATTTATCAAAAGAATATACACGTCGCATGTCTGGTTTATTACCAAAAGACTGGTTAAAGAAAATATTTATTTTTATTAATGATATGAATAATAAAAATTTAAATTTTGCGACTAGACAATCTTCACAGAATGTAATTGAATACTTTGGTAAAATTTTACCAGAATTATTAGGAGGTTCAGCAGATCTATCACCAAGTAACCTAACTATGTGGTCTGGATCAGTGCCATTTCATGAAAATACCTCTTCGAATTATATTCATTATGGTGTTCGTGAGTTTGGTATGACTGCTATTGCAAATGGAATAGCACAACATGGTGGTTTTATTCCATATACGGCTACTTTTTTAGTTTTTTCAGATTATGCAAGAAATGCAATTCGTATGGCTTCATTAATGAAAACTCGACATATCATGTTATATACGCATGATTCTATTGGTTTAGGAGAAGATGGTCCAACACATCAACCTATAGAACAATTATCTAGTTTACGATCTATACCCTATATGAGTGTTTGGAGACCAAGTAATACGGTTGAAACAATTATTGCTTGGAAATTTGCAATAGAACGTTATCATGGACCAACAGCGTTAATATTATCACGTCATAATTTAAATACTATTAAATATAATGAAGTACAATTAAATAATATTACACGTGGTGGATATATTTTACATGATTTTGGAGATACGATTGATATAATTTTTATCTCTACTGGATCTGAAGTACATTTATCATATGAAGCTGCAAAAAATCTTCATAAATTGGGATATGGAGTACGAATAGTATCAATGCCATCTGTTGATATTTTTGAAACTCAAGATCAGGAATATAAATTATCAGTATTACCAACTGAAGTTAAGAAAAG